From Pseudomonas poae, the proteins below share one genomic window:
- a CDS encoding 3-dehydroquinate dehydratase, which yields MPHRVFFLNGPNANLYGLDHNGTYGSESYASIEARCQRHAAGLGLSLDFRQSNHEGVLVDWIQEARLSADAIVINAAGLSYSSVPILDALLAVDGPIIEAHMSNIWKRESFRHHSYVSKAATGVIAGLGALGYELALTAVAALLKP from the coding sequence ATGCCCCACCGCGTGTTTTTCCTCAATGGGCCCAACGCCAACCTCTACGGGCTGGACCACAACGGCACGTACGGCAGCGAGAGCTACGCCAGCATCGAAGCGCGCTGCCAACGCCACGCCGCAGGGCTGGGGCTAAGCCTGGACTTTCGCCAGAGCAACCACGAAGGCGTGCTGGTGGACTGGATTCAGGAAGCGCGGCTCAGCGCCGATGCCATCGTGATCAATGCGGCTGGGCTCAGCTACAGCTCGGTGCCGATCCTCGACGCGCTGCTGGCCGTCGACGGCCCGATCATCGAAGCGCACATGAGCAATATCTGGAAGCGCGAAAGCTTTCGGCACCACTCCTACGTGTCCAAGGCCGCCACCGGCGTGATCGCAGGCTTGGGGGCGCTGGGCTATGAACTGGCACTCACGGCCGTGGCCGCGTTACTCAAACCTTGA
- a CDS encoding NAD(P)H-quinone oxidoreductase yields the protein MNAVIAREPGGPHVLELVQRPVPTPLAGEVLIRVAAAGVNRPDLMQRSGAPIPPGITDVLGLEAAGIVVAVGSGVDEFAPGDRVMALLNGGGYADYCVAHAAHCLPVPTGLSLEHAAGVPEAAFTVWHNLFELGRLRSGDSVLIHGAASGVGSFAVQCAHAAGARVIATAGGPQKVAMLQALGVWHAVDRHVEDFVQVVNACTEGRGVDVVLDNVGGPYVARNLAAMAMGGRHVSLSFLQGARIELDLQVLMRKNLSLSASTLRPKSHAEKARLAVCIRSRFLPWLASGAVHPQIHTQLPLAQAAEAHRLLEANANVGKVVLTVAH from the coding sequence ATGAACGCCGTGATTGCCCGCGAGCCTGGCGGCCCGCACGTGCTGGAGTTGGTGCAGCGCCCGGTGCCGACGCCCCTGGCGGGCGAAGTGCTGATCCGCGTGGCCGCCGCCGGTGTCAACCGCCCGGACCTGATGCAGCGCAGCGGCGCGCCGATTCCGCCCGGCATTACCGATGTACTGGGCCTGGAGGCGGCGGGCATCGTGGTTGCAGTCGGCAGCGGTGTGGATGAATTTGCCCCCGGTGATCGCGTGATGGCCTTGCTCAATGGCGGCGGTTACGCCGACTACTGCGTGGCGCACGCGGCGCATTGCCTGCCGGTGCCGACGGGGCTGTCGCTGGAGCATGCCGCCGGGGTGCCGGAAGCAGCGTTTACCGTGTGGCACAACCTGTTTGAACTGGGCCGCCTGCGCAGCGGCGACAGCGTGCTGATCCACGGCGCCGCCAGCGGCGTCGGCAGCTTCGCCGTGCAGTGCGCGCACGCCGCCGGTGCGCGGGTGATCGCCACCGCCGGCGGCCCGCAGAAAGTCGCAATGCTGCAAGCCCTCGGCGTATGGCACGCGGTGGATCGCCACGTTGAAGACTTTGTCCAGGTGGTGAACGCCTGCACCGAAGGACGCGGCGTGGACGTGGTGCTGGACAACGTCGGCGGCCCGTACGTGGCGCGCAACCTCGCGGCCATGGCCATGGGCGGGCGGCATGTGAGTTTGTCATTCCTGCAAGGCGCCCGGATCGAGCTGGATTTGCAGGTGCTGATGCGCAAAAACCTCAGCCTCAGCGCCTCCACCCTGCGCCCCAAAAGCCACGCCGAAAAAGCCCGCTTGGCGGTGTGTATCCGCTCACGTTTTTTGCCCTGGCTCGCCTCCGGTGCGGTCCACCCGCAGATCCATACGCAACTGCCGCTGGCGCAAGCCGCCGAGGCTCACCGCCTGCTGGAAGCCAACGCCAACGTCGGCAAAGTCGTACTGACCGTCGCGCACTGA
- a CDS encoding RidA family protein has protein sequence MPTHTRIRMFNTKQTYPNQALDNDLCQAVRAGNTIYVRGQIGTDFDGNLVGLGDPRAQAEQAMKNVKQLLEEAGSDLSHIVKTTTYLIDPRYREPVYQEVGKWLKGVFPISTGLVISGLGQPEWLMEIDVIAVVPDDWTV, from the coding sequence ATGCCTACCCACACCCGCATCCGTATGTTCAACACCAAGCAGACCTACCCCAACCAGGCGCTGGACAACGACCTGTGCCAGGCCGTGCGCGCCGGCAATACCATCTATGTGCGCGGCCAGATCGGCACCGACTTCGACGGCAACCTGGTCGGTCTCGGCGACCCGCGTGCCCAGGCCGAGCAGGCGATGAAAAACGTCAAGCAACTGCTTGAGGAGGCGGGTTCCGACCTGAGCCATATCGTCAAAACCACCACCTACCTGATCGACCCACGCTACCGCGAGCCGGTGTATCAGGAAGTCGGCAAATGGCTTAAAGGGGTGTTTCCGATTTCCACCGGGCTGGTGATTTCCGGGCTGGGCCAGCCGGAATGGTTGATGGAGATCGATGTGATCGCCGTCGTGCCGGATGACTGGACCGTATGA